CCAAGATCCCAGGTCTCCTTACCTCCTGTCCACTGGCCTTTTGGGGTGGTTCCTGTGGCTCCTGCTTCTCTAGGGATgcaggcaggagaaggggaggtTTTGGGGGCGGCTGCATCTCTGGAAGACACTATGTTAGGACCCACCGTTGATCTTGAGTAAgttcttccttcctctggaaGTCGCTCTTCTCATCTGCGAAAGGGGGACAGGGGTTGGTGGCCAGTCCAAGGGCCTGGCCGCACAGACAATACCAGCAGCAAAGAAGCACAGTGCGTGCACAGCCCCTGAtcatcccttctccttcctccaggaACCTCCAGCCTGGCCTCTGACCCTGGCCCGATCCAACCATACCCAAGTGGGCCTCTCCTCTAGAGCTGCTCTGGGGCCTGGCTGTGTGACCAGGGCAAGGTGctaaacctctctgtgcttcagtggtcaaatctgtaaaatggaaaggaTGAAAGTGGACTTCGttaactcattaaatatttattgagcacctactatgtggcaGGCCCTCTACTGGGTGGTGGGGACCTGGGGAGCAAGATCCAGATTCCATAGATTCCACAATTCTCTCCCTCACAGAACTCACAGTCTAGGGAGAGATTGTGACAAAAGCAGCCCAGTGTGACAGAGCCTCATGAGGGAGCATGGGGCCATGGTGCTGAGGGAAGGGGCCTCCACCTAACAACTTGACTCTAACGTTTTAACTGAGACCAGAAGAGTCCGATGCAGCCCTGGGAGTCAGGCCAAGGTCATGGCAAAGGTCTGGGGTGAGAGAGAACGCCTGacacttgagagagagaaacatctcACTGTGGGAGGGACAGTGTGTCGGTGGTGGGATTTTGTGGGCCAAGAACTGACCCCCCAGGACTGGAGCTTGACCTTGGGAAAGCCCTTCAGCCGATACCAAACATTGCCATTCCACTAGCCTttagaggaaatgaagaaaaatggtggggagggaagggagagggaagggaagttgAATGCCACCGCCCTGGAGTGTGGGCTTCTGGAATGCGTGTACAATTGTCCTCACCCCTAGTTGtctgggtgaccttgggtgaTATTCAACCTCTCTGAACTGGCACAAGCCACAGAGAATTTCTTGTTTGGGCTCAGCAGGAAGTTGAGACATGGAGGCCTTAAGGTCATCACTCAGGAGGTGGGTGGGTTGAGGAAACTGTGCTGTGGGGCAGCACAGAAGGCTTGGCCCTACATTTCCCCAGGGTCTGGGTCTGACAGGACTGGAGCCTGAGAGTCCTGCACTCATAGATAAGCATGACTCAGCCCCTCACCTAGCTGGGGTCTTTCACAATGGGCTAAGCCAGAGCCTGAGGCTGGAGAGCGACATGACTTATCCGAGATCTCACAGGGCCCAGGACTCCTGGTTGTCCTAAATTGCTCATTCAACAGACATGATCTAGCACATGGTGCTGGATGATTACTATGAAAAAGACCAATCAAGGTGAAACTTAGAGGGATGGGCATGCAGTGTCACATAGAGTAGTTGGCCAGGGCCTTTCTGAAGAGGTGACAGTTGAGCTGAATGGCCGGAAGGAGCTGGCCGGAAGGAGCTGGCTATGTGAATAGAGCAGTCCAGGTAGAGGatacagcaagtgcaaaggtcctgaggtaggaatGAGCTCAGTGTGATTGGGGGTCAGAAGGGTGACCAGGGTGAGCAGATGGTGATTAAGAAGAAAGCAGGAGTTCAGACTGTACAGGGCCTGGTAGGTCAGGATAAAGAGTGGGCTTTTGCAAAAACCAAATTGAAGAGCTTTATCTGAGCCTGCAGGACTTCCCGGTGTCAGTTCTACTGTGGATTTATGATTCTCATCTGCTCTGGGAGCCCAGGACATTTGGGCACATCCTTGTTTCCATGTGGCCAGGAGAGTGTTGCCTCTTTAGAGAAAGAATCCTCACATCAGGTCACCAGCCATTGTGGGTAATGAATGGATCTGTGGGGAATTCCTCACAACTGTCCCCTTAGGGTTGAGTCTATGAGGAAGAGAAACGTGAAGGATGAAGACTGGGGGTCAGGGGCAGAAGGACTCAGGCTTTGTGTGCCCGGCCTCGTGTGAATGGGAGACCACAGAGAGAGTTTGAACTTGGGCCACCACCCTTGAGCTACGCCCAGGCTAGGGTGCAGGGACAAAGTAGGCCCATGCTCAAAGGAGGCCCAGGGACAGGGCTTGCCTCAGCGTGCCCTCCCCGCAATAGGATGGGGAGAGTCATGGCCGACTTGGTTTTGCACCTGAGCAGGCAGCCTTGGGAAGTTGCTGATCTGGGTGTGGATCAGAACGTGGGTACCTTGGCATCGTGCCCACGTCAGAGCCCTTGAGAAAAAGGTGAATGGAGTTTGAAATGGGGTCTGAGCAGGAACCTAGCCTGGATCTCAGGGGAAGGCCccatagagggaggtgggtgtggtggAGGTGGTAAGACCTCCATAGGTAAGACCTTTATGCTGGCCCAtaaagcattatatatatatatgcttcatttatatatatatatatatataaatgcttcAGATGGAAAATGTGCCCTCTACTTCACCACAGGCCCACTATTCCCTATTGCCCCATATCTGCTCTTTCGACCGTTTGTGGCTCCTGACCGTGCTAGAGTTTGAAATCCCCAAGGGACCCCATTTGGGCCTTCAAATGGGACacattgcggggcgcctgggtggcgcagtcggttaagcgtccgacttcagccaggtcacgatctcgcggtccgtgagttcgagccccacatcgggctctgggctgatggctcagagcctggagcctgtttccgattctgtgtctccctctctctctgcccctcccccgttcatgctctgtctctctctctgtcccaaaaataaataaacgttgaaaaaaaataaaataaaatgggacacATTGCAGCCTCTGTGGGGGTGCAACACCGAGTTGGTTGGGGTCTGGAGGACACTTTGGGAGGGGGTGTTTGGGAGGTGAAAATTGGTGGCCACTACGTGGCAGTGAGACTGCCCGGGGTTCGAATCCTAACAGTGTCACAGCTGCTCTGCACTGTACCACTGACAGGTAGGtgctgttattatccccacttcatagaggagaaaaactgaggctcaggtgtAGGTCACACCACCAGAGACAGTCCAGCTAGGGTCGACAGAGAAAATATAAGACGCCCCGTTACACCGGAACGTCAGATTTTTAATACAATTATAcgctgtttatctgaaattccaaTATAACTGAGTGTCCTGTATTTtacttgctaaatctggcaaccctacccGCTTGAAACCCAGGGCTGCTTGACCCCAAGCCCCTGCTTAATtttcctacccaccccccccaaattTCAGAAATGGAGAAACCCAAGTCCGGAAGGCTAGGCAGCCACGGAGGCGCCCTGGTTCCCACCCCCGCTAAGCCTTTTCTCTCGGATCCCCGGCAGGAGCTTGGGAGAAACGTGGTTGGGCAGAAAAGGGGAGATGCGGGAACTCCGGCTCCGCCCACGGcctgcaggccccgcccccatcccGGAGGCCCCGCCGCCAGCCACGCACTTCCCTCCCCAGCCGCGCAGGCGGTGCTCGTAGGTCCCGCCTCCCTCCTCCCGGGCTCCGCCCCCAGCGCGCCTGTCTCCTCCCCGTCTCCGCAGACCCCGCCCCCGCTGCCGGCGGCGCACGTTCGGTTTCCAGTCTCCAGAAGCCGCGGCCGCGGTGCCGCCTCCGCCCCGGGGCTCAGGCTTCCAGCCCGGCCCGCCCGGTTTGCGGGCCATGGAGCTCCGAGCAGTGGATCGAGAACAGCCGGAGCGCCCCAGCCTACCCGTCTGGTTAGCTCCCGGCCGGGGGAAGGGGCGGTGGAATCTGGGAGAGGGGTGGAAATCTCTCGTCCTATCCCGCCTCAGGCCTCTCCGTTTCTCCCGCCCGTAGGGAGGTAGGAAGGATGGGGAGGCAGTCGGGGCTCCAGGCTGCTGGTTCTAACTGACCCAGACTCGATGGGTGACCTTGAGCCGAgggctccccctccctgcctctctttctccatctgcaCAATGGGGATTGGGTTGGTTTGAGGTTTCCCGAAGGTCACCTGATACCAGGTCTTTTAGGATGCTGTCCGGTGTTTGGGGACTTTAAGGCGTTTGACTCCCGAAAGCCATTTGCCTTGACCCTGGCCCCATACCCTTCCCTGCCTCAATTTCCCTGGGCAGGTTCCTCAGGGGCCTGGGACCTAGCTCTGAGTTTCTGGATCTTGGCAGGTGCCTGGCTGCCACCCCTTCCCAGCCTGAGCCCTGGAGACAGCAGCCCCCAGGCTGCTGAGCAGCGGCAACAGCATGAAGGCTCCGGTAAGTGGTGGAAGTAGGAAGGCTCTTGGGGAACTTCCGGCACAGCAGCCTCATAGCCTCTCCCACCCCAGCACTGACTCACTTTTGACCCACTGCTCCTGAGCTGAGAAGGGGAGACTGGCCTCAAAGCCCTGCCTGATCTGGCAGGCTGTGTGGCTTCAGACAAGTGGTGTTCCCTCTCTGGTCTCAGTGCCCTGTGCGCCTCCCCTGTAATGAGGAGATAACAGTACTACCTCTTGTGGGTATCCCCTAGGTCACCCAGGTGAGGCACCCACCTGGGAGGGGGATATGGTGCGAAAGTTCAGTTTAGCTGCTCTCAACTTTATTTAGGAGCTGCTGGTTGTGGGAGAGGACCCTGGATGTTGTGGGGAGTCCACCACCACTGCCTGAATCCGGGTCTCTGGGCCCCTTGTGGGCAGGGGACCAGATGCCGGGCAGAGCCTGAGGCCTCAGGGGctgaaccccctcccccccgtacAGCTGGCCACagacagatttatttttagaagctGATGTGGCTTGTGGGCAGAGAAGGGTGGGCCTCTGGCAGGATATGccctgggaggggggcgggggcggggagctgCATTTCCCACCTCCGATTTTCAGAGTACCAGCCAGCTGCTGGGTGGGTTCTGTGGGCCAGCTGAGGGACCTCTGCCTTGGGCGGGCTGGGAGAATATTAGAGCCCAGAGAGACACAGATGGTGACCAGGGTGGCCCAGCACATGACGGCAGCCGCAGGTCGTGCCCCCTGTCAAGGGGCTCCTCGTTGAAAGGCTTGGTGGGGGCACTCCCTAAGAGGGCCAGCGGGCCCCCGGAGGGCGTCCTGCTTCACGTGGCCTTTGGTGCATGTTTTCTGGAGGTGGGAGCCTCTGAACCAGCAGCTGTCAATTACTGAAACCATTTCTTGAGTGACACTTCCCTTTCTGCCATCCTCCTTACTCACCTGGGCTGCTGATCCAGATCCGGCACCAAgtcagctgggggaggggacaggggatggGCACCCTGGCGGCCTCAGTCCAAGGTCTGAAGGAGGAGGGTTTGCCCTCCTGAGGGGCCACTCTTGCGTCTTCTTGTGCACATTATAGTCTACACAGCACTGTTACCGCTGGCCTCACGGTGAGCTCACAGGTGCTACGGGCCCTGAGTTTTTAGAAGAGGAAGCAGGTCCAGAGGGGTGGAGAGTTGCACCCAGGGCTACGGAGTGCACCTAGGCTTCTGGTTAAGAGTATGGGCTCTGCAGCCTGGATTGAAGGGCCCATCCTGTTTCCATGCTGTGTGGCCTCGGGTTTTCATCCCGGATCCCTTATCTAGAACATGGGAAGAATAAAAGGGCTTGTCTTCAGGGCCTGAGCAGCCCAGAGGAAGCCCTGGTTAACTCTGGGCTCTGCTGATGTTCTGGAAGCTACCGAGCTGGGGTTTGGACCCATGAGGCTGGAGCATGGCACCCCAGCATAAGCTTCTAAGAGGAGCCCCAGGGACACCCCCCGCACACACCCCATGACTGTTTGTCTCTCCCAGGGTCGGCTCCTGCTTGTCATCCTGTGCTCCTCGGGCTTCTCAGCTGCCTACATCCTGCTGTGCTGCTGGGCCTGCCTGTCCTTCTGCCTGGCCCCCTGCCTGGACCCCCACCCGTCCACCAACTCCAGGCCCACTGTGCCAGGGCCCCTGCACTTCAGCGGATATAGCAGCGTGCCAGATGGGAAGGTGAGCTGGCCGGACAACATGTCGAGACAGGCCGGCCAGGGTGCCCCCTACTCTCTGGGCATAAGTGAGAACCAGGCGCGTGCCAGGCCAGCCTGGACCCCAGGCTTGGCCCCTctgctcaccagctgtgtgaccttgagcagtcACTACACCTCTGTGAGTCCCAAGTTCTAAGAGGaagtggatttattttttttttattttgtaattttttttttttttttccagagagagagagtgagcacgagcaggggggagggacagaggaagagggagaaagaatcttaagcaggttccacactcagtgtggaccCCAGTGTGGGGGCTCAATTCCatcatcctgggatcatgacctgagccaaaatcgagagtcggatgctcaaccaaataagccacccaggcgctccagaaatgtttttgtttttgttttttaattgagtaaATATTGTCTGGCTGCTCTCAGCTGGGTGCTGGAGGTAAAATAGGTGAGTCGGCCAAGGTGCTCACCCCTGGAGCTCCCAgtctggtgggggagacagacaccTTCACATCGTGGTGATCTGTGTATCAttctgtgtatgtatttttttttaatttttttttttaatgtttgtttgtttttgagagagaggcggagacagagtatgagcaggagaggggcagagagggagggagacacagaacccgaagcagctccaggctccgagctgtcagcacagagcctgacgcggggctcgaacccacgaactgtgagatcgtgacgcttaagcgcctgagccacccaggtgctcctgtcttTAGATGTAACTATGTTTGCACATAAGCCATTCATTCGGCAAGTGTGTATTTGGTGCTTGGATGCGCCTTGTCTTGTGCTGATGATCGCTGCTGGGGATGGAGATGATAGAGAAAAGTCATGTCAGCCCCAGACCTTTCGTCCTCTCGTGGACGCTGGAGCTCAGGGGTGATGAGGCAGCTTTGGCCCCTGCCCCGTGACGCCCCCCTCCCCATGCTTGCTCTGCCAGGTGCAGATTGGAGTACGTTATACCCCTCACCCTGGTTTCAGTGGCCCCCCATGGTAGCTTTCTCAAAGGCATCCCATACTGACACCCAGCACAGAAAGCTCCCGGCTCTGAGTCTGATGGCTCTCTGAGCACAAAGGTCAGAGGGAGGCATGTTCAGGGACCCCGGCTCGGAGGAGACGTATTTTGGGCCTTCATTTCTCTGAGTCTTGGTTGCCTCCTCATTGGTAACTTCTACCGATGAATCAAGAATCTTCTGGTTTCTACCTCTGTAGAGTTGCTCTGCTGATCTAACTGGGTGATCCGTGGCCAGTGTTCCCAACAGGTGCCATGTAAATATTTGATCAAGATGTAAAACCACTGGGGGTTTGGCCGCATGGGACAAGAGGTGGGGTGGGCCGGGTAGATGCTGTCCCATCTTCCGTGGTGGTGGCCAGTGTTTATTTCAGACACTCGAGCCCATGCGGATATGGGCTCGAGGTGGCCAGATCCTCTGGGTTTcttaagagaagccagaaatccaggTTTTGGATATCCGGAAAAAAATCTGGTTGCAGTTAAATAGTTTAAAGCCCTTGCGTGGGACAAGCTGAATATCTCCTGGGGCCAGCAGTGACCTCAGATCTGAATAGACCACAGTGGGCAGGTTAGGCTCAAACTGTGGGCAGAAAAAAGGAATCGTGCTGTCTTTTGGAGGCATGGAAAATGGGCCTGTGAGTCCCTAAATCAACATTAGGTCTGATATAAAATATCTCAGAGAGGAATACAGGACCATCGTAAACCCGTGTCCTCTCGGGAGGGCATGGAGACATGGGGTGGGGAGCAAGTCTTTTTCTGGGACCCCAGACCGCCAGTGAACATTTGTAGACATGTTGGCTCAGCTTCAGCTTCTCGGGGGATAATGAGATGGTTGGGCCCTCACTGTCCTCTGGGTCTGGGCTAATCATTCCCcaggcagttttattttattttaattactatttttaaaaattgttttaatgtttatttatttttgagagagaccgagcatgagtgggggaggagcagagagagagggagacacaggatccgaagcaggctccgagctccgagctgtcaacacagagcccaatggggctcaaactcacgaaccctgagatcatgacctgagccgaagtcagacactcaactgactgagccacccaggcgcccctaattattatgtttttatgggggagagagagagagagagagagagcatgcacgtgagtgggggagaggggcagggagagagaagcagaatctcaagcagatcccacgctcagtgcaaagccccactCGGGGGcccgatcccacaaccctggaatcagggcctgagccgaaatcaagagtcagaggctcaaccgactgagccacccaggcgcccctccaggcaTTTTTAATTGAGTCCTCTCACAACCTGGTCAAGTAAATGCTATTttcatccccatttgacagatgaggaaactgaggctcagagagacagaggaagtggcagaaccaggattcaggCTCCGAGCCAGACGTTCTCAATGTTGTGAAACCCTAAAGACTAAAGACCCTTCTTTTACTTACAAACCGGGCACAACATGAGTGGGGCTCAGGCAGAGGAGGGAGTGGCCTGAGAGTCATTGTGAAGAGCCGAGGTTCATGTTTACTTAACAAGCACATATATGACCCCTGGTACCAGTGTGTGCTAAGTACCGCTTCAAGTGCTTTATAAACGTTTGCTCACGTAACCGTAATAAAGAACCCacgatggggtgcctgggtggctcagtcggttgggcgtccgacttcagctcaggtcacgatctcgcggtccgggagttcgagccccgcgtcgggctctgggctgatggctcagagcctggagcctgtttccgattctgtgtctccctctctctctgcccctcccccgttcatgctccttctgtctcaaaaataaataaacgttaaaaaaattaaaaaaaacaaaacccacgaTGGAGGGCGTATTAGGGCCTCAGCAATAGGGAAAAGGGACATGAAGGTGGCCGATGAGGAAGCATGGGGCTCTGAACGCAGAGTCTCAGCCCTGCCACTTGCTATCCATGTGACCGTAGGAAAGTCACTCCCCCGGCCCAGCCTCGATTTCCTTACCTGCAAAATGGGTTGACGCCGTACTTGCAGCTGATACAGGGGCCATGTGAAGGCGGTGGCTGTTACCGGGTGGAGGGACAGGGATGTGGCAGCTGTGTGCTCatgcctttctcttcctctctgcctctccctgcagccGCTGGTCCGAGAACCATGCCGTAGCTGCGCCGTGGTGTCCAGCTCCGGCCAGATGCTGGGCTCGGGCCTGGGCGCGGAGATCGACAGTGCCGAGTGCGTGCTGCGCATGAACCAGGCACCCACCGTGGGCTTTGAGGCGGACGTGGGCCGGCGCAGCACCCTGCGCGTGGTCTCGCACACGAGCGTGCCTCTGCTGCTGCGCAACTACTCCCACTACTTCCAGCACGCCCGTGACACGCTCTACGTGGTGTGGGGCCAGGGCAGGCACATGGACCGGGCGCTGGGCGGCCGTACCTACCGCACACTGCTACAGCTCACGAAGATGTACCCGGGCCTGCAGGTCTACACCTTCACGGAGCGCATGATGGCCTACTGCGACCAGGTCTTCCAGGACGAGACGGGCAAGAACCGGTGAGCCTGGGGCCGGCCTGcgcggggcggtgggggagggtcTCCCTGCTGGCTGGGGACCTGCCTTCTCAAGCCGCTTCTTGTCCATCACGGGTCTGCTCCACCGGGCGCTGGGGTTCAGCAGTGAGGGAGGCAGACGTGCTCCTGCCTCTGATGGGGGACAGAATCAGAGAGACTGTCGTTCGTCGAGTTAGCACATAGATCAAAAAGCCCCTACGGTGGCCGGCCTTACGAGCACAGGCTAGGGGAGCACTGCCGCGGGGAGCGGTGTCGGGAGCTCTGGCCTCGGGAAGGGATACTCCCTGAGATCTGAATTGGCCTCTGAAGTCCCTGCCAGATGACAGAAGTAACAGTGACGGTAGAAACTAGAAACGGCCCTCTTCCTGCACCAGGCACTGCCTTAAGCCCTCTGGGTTGAGGATCTCCTTTCATCTCACACTCAGactcctcccagcctcctcctccacgCGCtggctcctcccacccccaccacagctCTGGAAATCTGGCCGCCAGCCTCCAGTTTCCCAGCCAGAAACCTGGGCTTTGTACCCGCCTCCTTTCATTCCATCACCTGCGGCATACGGTGGCCTCTTGACTCTCCTGTGCCCACAGGTGCCACCTGGACCCAAGCCACCGTGGCGCCCCAGCCTCCGCTGCGCTTGTAGCAGCCCCTTGCTGCCGCCACTCTTGCCCCTTTGCAGTCTGAGCGCCAACCGCCTGCAACCTGACGGAGGCTTCCCTTCACGCGGAGAATAAAGTCCAGGCTCtcgtccctcccctcccctggcctgTAAGCCTCCTACGAGGCCCGCCTCCGTGATCCCGTCATCTCCCTTCTCTCAACCTGCCCGTCCTCTGGGCCTCCTCACATCTCTACACTGGCTCTCACCTGCAGGGCTCATACATGTTTTCCCTCCGTCTAGAATGTTCTCCTCTCACGCCTCCCTGTGACTGACTCCTTCTTGCTATTCAGGTCTGGATGGGATGTCACCTCATCAGAGAAGCCCTCCATGACCACCCCCCGTCTGAAGGTGCCCTTCCCTGCCTGACATTCTTTGTCCCCTTCTCGTCTCAGCATTCCTGGCCCTCCCTTGAGAATGTTAGCACCGGCCATGGCAGGTCCCTGGCCACCCAGTTTGAAAGAGTGAGCCACCCCATAACCCTTCTGTCAAGGTGGGTGTGAATAGCCCTCGTCTGGGAGGGTAACCAGTGCTGGTGCATTGAGAGAGTTGAGCCCTGGGCTGCCCACACAGTCCCTCGCTCCCAGTTGGGTGTGGGGACCAGGGGAGGTGCTGAGCTGACGGTGTCCCCTCCCCATACCTACCTATATAATTCTCCCCGTTCCACAGACGGGTCagcgaggctcagagaggtttgtGAGCAAAGCTGATACCCTAGGGCAGATGTAGGGTTTGAATTGAAGACCAACTTGAATTCAGACAGGGGTCTTCCCCACTCTCACCCGCTGTGCTCGGTGGCCTCACACGATCGTCTGGGGGTTTGCTCAAGCCCCTTGTGGGTGGTGAGGGGCTGAACGAGCCTGGGTTGGCGTCCAGCTGCACCTCTTTCCTGCTGCTGATCTCGGGCtggctctgtcccctccccagccttcccCAGGGCCCCCTCTGTAGGGGGTCAAGGGGAGGGCCCTTGGCCGGGAGAGTGACCAGCGCTGTGCCTGGAGACAGCTGAGGCTGGGCCTGTCGCACAGCCCCTTCCTTGCTCAGACCCGCATTGGGGAGGGACGCGGCTGCGCTGACTGTGCCCCTTCCCGCCAGGAGACAGTCCGGCTCCTTCCTCAGCACCGGCTGGTTCACCATGATCCTCGCCCTGGAGCTGTGCGAGGAGATCGTGGTCTACGGAATGGTCAGCGACAGCTACTGCAGGTCAGGCCAGCCGGGTCCTGGGCGGGAGGAAAGGCCGGGGCGGGGAGGACCGTGGGCCCCCTGTCCTGGCCTCACCCTGGGGGAGCTTGGGGCACGGGGTGCGTGGGCTCCCCCGTGGGCGGCTGAGGCTCAGACACCCCTGGGGCCCAGGGCCTCcctttcctcatatgtaaaagaGAGAGCGATCACACCTTCCCCAGAAGGTTGTAGAAACGTTTAGAGAGAGAATAAATCTACCGAGGTGCTCAGAAGGGCATCATCAGGCACCAGCCGCGTCGAAGCTGCTGCCGTTGATACCACAATAGTTCAGTATTATTGTAAGGAACATGTGCACAAGGGACAGGACGGGCCCCGggtctttgttttctgttctcttggaGCTTGCTTGGTGAGCACGTGGGCCAGATGACAGCCCATGTGCGCCCTCTGCCATGGCCCCGGGCCAGACGGCCAGTGTGCACGGTGCTGATGAGCGGGTGGGGGTGCAGCCGCGGGGACTGACGGGACGCTCACCGGAAGCCCAGGACCCGCAAGGCACTTTGCAATCTTACATCTTTTTGACCCAGGTGGTCTCAGGTGACCGTCTGCGTTTTACAGACGGGTTATTTATGCTCACAGAGTACGTCTCCAGCCCAGAAGCGGCCAGCTTGCAAGAGCCAGAGCCAGGGTCAAACCCTGGCCCGTGGGATCCGTGGGCTGCCCTGCGCCTCCCCTGTCCTGACCTTCCCCGGGACCAGGCATGGGGGTGCTCCAGCGGGGAGTCCCTGATGAAGGGCTGGTCGTGGTAGG
The Prionailurus viverrinus isolate Anna chromosome D4, UM_Priviv_1.0, whole genome shotgun sequence genome window above contains:
- the ST6GALNAC4 gene encoding alpha-N-acetyl-neuraminyl-2,3-beta-galactosyl-1,3-N-acetyl-galactosaminide alpha-2,6-sialyltransferase isoform X2, whose amino-acid sequence is MLGSGLGAEIDSAECVLRMNQAPTVGFEADVGRRSTLRVVSHTSVPLLLRNYSHYFQHARDTLYVVWGQGRHMDRALGGRTYRTLLQLTKMYPGLQVYTFTERMMAYCDQVFQDETGKNRRQSGSFLSTGWFTMILALELCEEIVVYGMVSDSYCREESHPSVPYHYFEKGRLDECQMYLAHERAPRSAHRFITEKAVFSRWAKKRPIVFAHPSWRTQ
- the ST6GALNAC4 gene encoding alpha-N-acetyl-neuraminyl-2,3-beta-galactosyl-1,3-N-acetyl-galactosaminide alpha-2,6-sialyltransferase isoform X3 — protein: MKAPGRLLLVILCSSGFSAAYILLCCWACLSFCLAPCLDPHPSTNSRPTVPGPLHFSGYSSVPDGKPLVREPCRSCAVVSSSGQMLGSGLGAEIDSAECVLRMNQAPTVGFEADVGRRSTLRVVSHTSVPLLLRNYSHYFQHARDTLYVVWGQGRHMDRALGGRTYRTLLQLTKMYPGLQVYTFTERMMAYCDQVFQDETGKNRSGWDVTSSEKPSMTTPRLKETVRLLPQHRLVHHDPRPGAVRGDRGLRNGQRQLLQGGEPPLGALPLL
- the ST6GALNAC4 gene encoding alpha-N-acetyl-neuraminyl-2,3-beta-galactosyl-1,3-N-acetyl-galactosaminide alpha-2,6-sialyltransferase isoform X1, producing the protein MKAPGRLLLVILCSSGFSAAYILLCCWACLSFCLAPCLDPHPSTNSRPTVPGPLHFSGYSSVPDGKPLVREPCRSCAVVSSSGQMLGSGLGAEIDSAECVLRMNQAPTVGFEADVGRRSTLRVVSHTSVPLLLRNYSHYFQHARDTLYVVWGQGRHMDRALGGRTYRTLLQLTKMYPGLQVYTFTERMMAYCDQVFQDETGKNRRQSGSFLSTGWFTMILALELCEEIVVYGMVSDSYCREESHPSVPYHYFEKGRLDECQMYLAHERAPRSAHRFITEKAVFSRWAKKRPIVFAHPSWRTQ